One Mugil cephalus isolate CIBA_MC_2020 chromosome 12, CIBA_Mcephalus_1.1, whole genome shotgun sequence DNA segment encodes these proteins:
- the ift88 gene encoding intraflagellar transport protein 88 homolog isoform X17: MENVHLAGEEDDLYSGYNDYNPTFDSEELENDVGFQQAVRTSHGRRPPMTAKFPGTAIGARPLATSFGSRIPMVSSMGRPMTGAVQDGAARPMTAVRAAGYTSSLTRGSTFDPLGQSRGPAPPLEAKNEDTPEEKIKILEKKVNDLIEESCMAQSMGTLQLALEKAKEAGRKERALVRQREQSGNADSINLDLTYSVLLNLANQYANNEMYPEALNSYQVIVKNKMFSNAGRLKVNMANIYFKQKNYPKAIKFYRMALDQISNAHKEMRIKIMQNIGVVFVRMGQYSDAITSFEHIMSESPNVKTGFNLILCYYAIGDRERMKKAFQKLIAVPLGIDDEDKYIPSNDDPGSNMVIEAIKNDQLHQMERDLKVLAEKYIMTAAKLIAPAIETSFATGFDWCVDMVKSSQYVELANDLEINKAITYLRQKDFNQVEAVETLKTFEKKDSRVKSAAATNLSFLYFLEKDFDQADRYADLAMNADRYNPAALINKGNTVFVKQDYEKAAEFYKEALRNDSSCTEALYNLGLTYKRLSRLEEALDCFLKLHAILRNSAQVMYQLANLYELLEDPQQAIEWLMQVISVTPTDPHVLAKLGELHDAEGDKSQAFQYYYESFRYFPSNIDVIEWLGAYYIETQFCEKAIQYFERATLIQPTQVKWQLMVASCYRRSGNYQKALETYKDIHRKFPENVECLRFLVRLCTDMGLKEVQEYATKLKKVEKMKEIREQRVKSGREGSARGRKEGREGSAGSADSSHSSNSNKGERLSAKLRSLPGSNEPYEASSPKELDASYVDPLGPQMERPKTGAKQRVEDDDFADAELGDDLLPE, from the exons ATGGAAAATGTGCATTTGGCTGGAGAGGAGGATGATCTTTACTCGGGTTACAACGACTATAATCCGACATTTGACTCCGAG GAGTTGGAGAATGATGTGGGCTTCCAGCAAGCAGTGAGGACAAGTCATGGAAGAAGACCTCCT ATGACTGCCAAATTCCCTGGTACTGCAATTGGAGCTCGGCCTTTAGCTACTTCCTTTGGT TCTCGGATCCCCATGGTCTCTTCAATGGGCAGGCCCATGACAGGAGCTGTGCAG GATGGGGCGGCCAGACCGATGACCGCAGTCAGAGCAGCCGGTTACACCTCCTCTCTGACCCGCG GCTCGACCTTTGACCCTCTGGGCCAGTCCAGAGGCCCtgctcctccacttgaggcaaaGAATGAGGACAC GCCTGAGGAGAAGATCAAGATCCTGGAGAAGAAAGTGAATGATCTGATAGAAGAGAGCTGCATGGCTCAGAGCATGGGAACGTTACAGCTG GCTCTTGAAAAAGCCAAAGAGGccgggaggaaggagagagcgCTGGTCAGACAGAGGGAGCAGTCTGGAAATGCAGACAGCATCAATTTGGACCTCACCTACTCT GTTTTGCTCAACCTCGCCAACCAGTACGCGAACAATGAAATGTACCCAGAGGCCCTGAACAGCTACCAGGTCATTGTGAAGAACAAGATGTTCAGTAATGCAG GCCGTCTGAAAGTCAACATGGCCAACATCTACTTCAAGCAGAAGAATTACCCTAAAGCCATCAAGTTCTACCGCATGGCTCTGGATCAGATCTCCAACGCCCACAAGGAAATGAGGATCAAGATCATGCAGAACATCGGCGTGGTGTTCGTGCGCATGGGGCAGTACTCGGACGCCATAACGTCCTTCGAGCACATCATGAGCGAGAGTCCCAACGTCAAGACGGGCTTCAACCTCATCCTGTGCTACTACGCCATCGGAGACagggagaggatgaagaaggcTTTTCAGAAGCTCATCGCCGTTCCTCTGGGGATCGATGACGAAGACAAATACATCCCGTCTAAT GACGACCCCGGCTCAAACATGGTCATTGAGGCCATTAAGAACGACCAGCTTCACCAGATGGAGAGAGACCT AAAAGTCCTGGCTGAGAAATACATCATGACCGCAGCCAAGCTCATCGCTCCGGCCATAGAGACGTCTTTCGCTACTGGATTTGACTG GTGTGTAGACATGGTGAAGAGCTCTCAGTACGTTGAGCTCGCCAACGATCTGGAGATCAACAAAGCCATCACGTACCTGAGACAGAAGGACTTCAACCAG GTTGAG GCGGTGGAAACACTGAAGACCTTTGAGAAGAAGGACAGCAGAGTGAAGAGCGCTGCAGCCACAAACCTCTCCTTCCTTTATTTTCTG GAGAAGGACTTTGACCAGGCCGACCGATACGCTGATCTCGCCATGAACGCCGACCGCTACAACCCGGCCGCGCTCATCAACAAGGGCAACACTGTGTTTGTCAAGCAGGACTACGAAAAGGCTGCAGAGTTCTACAAAGAGGCGCTGAGGAACGATTCCTCGTGCACGGAGGCTCTTTACAACCTGG GGCTGACCTATAAGAGACTGAGCCGTCTGGAGGAGGCTCTGGACTGCTTCCTGAAGCTTCACGCCATTCTGAGGAACAGCGCCCAAGTCATGTACCAGCTGGCCAACCT CTACGAGCTTCTGGAGGATCCCCAGCAGGCGATAGAGTGGCTCATGCAGGTCATCAGTGTGACTCCCACTGATCCACATGTACTGGCAAAACTGGGGGAGCTGCACGATGCGGAGGGGGACAAGTCCCAGGCTTTCCAGTACTACTACGAG TCCTTCAGGTACTTCCCCTCCAACATTGATGTGATCGAGTGGCTCGGGGCTTACTACATCGAGACACAGTTCTGTGAAAAGGCCATTCAGTACTTTGAAAGAGCCACACTTATACA ACCAACCCAGGTGAAGTGGCAGCTAATGGTTGCAAGCTGTTACAGAAGAAGTG GAAACTACCAGAAAGCTCTGGAAACTTACAAAGACATCCACCGCAAGTTTCCAGAAAATGTGGAAT GCTTGCGTTTCCTGGTGCGGCTGTGCACAGACATGGGATTAAAGGAAGTCCAAGAATACGCCACCAAGCTAAAGAAGGtagagaagatgaaggagatcaGAGAACAG AGGGTGAAGTCGGGTCGCGAAGGCAGCGCGAGAGGTCGCAAAGAAGGCAGAGAGGGAAGCGCAGGCAGCGCAG acagcagccacagcagcaacagtaaTAAAGGAGAGCGTCTGAGTGCCAAGTTGAGGTCACTTCCTGGTTCCAATGAGCCCTACGAGGCCAGCAGCCCCAAAGAACTAG ACGCGTCCTACGTGGACCCTCTGGGGCCTCAGATGGAGAGACCAAAGACCGGAGCCAAGCAGCGCGTGGAGGACGACGACTTTGCAGATGCGGAGCTGGGAGACGATCTTCTACCGGAGTAG
- the ift88 gene encoding intraflagellar transport protein 88 homolog isoform X1: MENVHLAGEEDDLYSGYNDYNPTFDSEELENDVGFQQAVRTSHGRRPPMTAKFPGTAIGARPLATSFGSRIPMVSSMGRPMTGAVQDGAARPMTAVRAAGYTSSLTRGSTFDPLGQSRGPAPPLEAKNEDTPEEKIKILEKKVNDLIEESCMAQSMGTLQLALEKAKEAGRKERALVRQREQSGNADSINLDLTYSVLLNLANQYANNEMYPEALNSYQVIVKNKMFSNAGRLKVNMANIYFKQKNYPKAIKFYRMALDQISNAHKEMRIKIMQNIGVVFVRMGQYSDAITSFEHIMSESPNVKTGFNLILCYYAIGDRERMKKAFQKLIAVPLGIDDEDKYIPSNDDPGSNMVIEAIKNDQLHQMERDLKVLAEKYIMTAAKLIAPAIETSFATGFDWCVDMVKSSQYVELANDLEINKAITYLRQKDFNQVEAVETLKTFEKKDSRVKSAAATNLSFLYFLEKDFDQADRYADLAMNADRYNPAALINKGNTVFVKQDYEKAAEFYKEALRNDSSCTEALYNLGLTYKRLSRLEEALDCFLKLHAILRNSAQVMYQLANLYELLEDPQQAIEWLMQVISVTPTDPHVLAKLGELHDAEGDKSQAFQYYYESFRYFPSNIDVIEWLGAYYIETQFCEKAIQYFERATLIQPTQVKWQLMVASCYRRSGNYQKALETYKDIHRKFPENVECLRFLVRLCTDMGLKEVQEYATKLKKVEKMKEIREQRVKSGREGSARGRKEGREGSAGSAAGVSTPVLSSPKKSVIKEDVKTVSQPEPKLFSPLLDSGKDSSHSSNSNKGERLSAKLRSLPGSNEPYEASSPKELDASYVDPLGPQMERPKTGAKQRVEDDDFADAELGDDLLPE; encoded by the exons ATGGAAAATGTGCATTTGGCTGGAGAGGAGGATGATCTTTACTCGGGTTACAACGACTATAATCCGACATTTGACTCCGAG GAGTTGGAGAATGATGTGGGCTTCCAGCAAGCAGTGAGGACAAGTCATGGAAGAAGACCTCCT ATGACTGCCAAATTCCCTGGTACTGCAATTGGAGCTCGGCCTTTAGCTACTTCCTTTGGT TCTCGGATCCCCATGGTCTCTTCAATGGGCAGGCCCATGACAGGAGCTGTGCAG GATGGGGCGGCCAGACCGATGACCGCAGTCAGAGCAGCCGGTTACACCTCCTCTCTGACCCGCG GCTCGACCTTTGACCCTCTGGGCCAGTCCAGAGGCCCtgctcctccacttgaggcaaaGAATGAGGACAC GCCTGAGGAGAAGATCAAGATCCTGGAGAAGAAAGTGAATGATCTGATAGAAGAGAGCTGCATGGCTCAGAGCATGGGAACGTTACAGCTG GCTCTTGAAAAAGCCAAAGAGGccgggaggaaggagagagcgCTGGTCAGACAGAGGGAGCAGTCTGGAAATGCAGACAGCATCAATTTGGACCTCACCTACTCT GTTTTGCTCAACCTCGCCAACCAGTACGCGAACAATGAAATGTACCCAGAGGCCCTGAACAGCTACCAGGTCATTGTGAAGAACAAGATGTTCAGTAATGCAG GCCGTCTGAAAGTCAACATGGCCAACATCTACTTCAAGCAGAAGAATTACCCTAAAGCCATCAAGTTCTACCGCATGGCTCTGGATCAGATCTCCAACGCCCACAAGGAAATGAGGATCAAGATCATGCAGAACATCGGCGTGGTGTTCGTGCGCATGGGGCAGTACTCGGACGCCATAACGTCCTTCGAGCACATCATGAGCGAGAGTCCCAACGTCAAGACGGGCTTCAACCTCATCCTGTGCTACTACGCCATCGGAGACagggagaggatgaagaaggcTTTTCAGAAGCTCATCGCCGTTCCTCTGGGGATCGATGACGAAGACAAATACATCCCGTCTAAT GACGACCCCGGCTCAAACATGGTCATTGAGGCCATTAAGAACGACCAGCTTCACCAGATGGAGAGAGACCT AAAAGTCCTGGCTGAGAAATACATCATGACCGCAGCCAAGCTCATCGCTCCGGCCATAGAGACGTCTTTCGCTACTGGATTTGACTG GTGTGTAGACATGGTGAAGAGCTCTCAGTACGTTGAGCTCGCCAACGATCTGGAGATCAACAAAGCCATCACGTACCTGAGACAGAAGGACTTCAACCAG GTTGAG GCGGTGGAAACACTGAAGACCTTTGAGAAGAAGGACAGCAGAGTGAAGAGCGCTGCAGCCACAAACCTCTCCTTCCTTTATTTTCTG GAGAAGGACTTTGACCAGGCCGACCGATACGCTGATCTCGCCATGAACGCCGACCGCTACAACCCGGCCGCGCTCATCAACAAGGGCAACACTGTGTTTGTCAAGCAGGACTACGAAAAGGCTGCAGAGTTCTACAAAGAGGCGCTGAGGAACGATTCCTCGTGCACGGAGGCTCTTTACAACCTGG GGCTGACCTATAAGAGACTGAGCCGTCTGGAGGAGGCTCTGGACTGCTTCCTGAAGCTTCACGCCATTCTGAGGAACAGCGCCCAAGTCATGTACCAGCTGGCCAACCT CTACGAGCTTCTGGAGGATCCCCAGCAGGCGATAGAGTGGCTCATGCAGGTCATCAGTGTGACTCCCACTGATCCACATGTACTGGCAAAACTGGGGGAGCTGCACGATGCGGAGGGGGACAAGTCCCAGGCTTTCCAGTACTACTACGAG TCCTTCAGGTACTTCCCCTCCAACATTGATGTGATCGAGTGGCTCGGGGCTTACTACATCGAGACACAGTTCTGTGAAAAGGCCATTCAGTACTTTGAAAGAGCCACACTTATACA ACCAACCCAGGTGAAGTGGCAGCTAATGGTTGCAAGCTGTTACAGAAGAAGTG GAAACTACCAGAAAGCTCTGGAAACTTACAAAGACATCCACCGCAAGTTTCCAGAAAATGTGGAAT GCTTGCGTTTCCTGGTGCGGCTGTGCACAGACATGGGATTAAAGGAAGTCCAAGAATACGCCACCAAGCTAAAGAAGGtagagaagatgaaggagatcaGAGAACAG AGGGTGAAGTCGGGTCGCGAAGGCAGCGCGAGAGGTCGCAAAGAAGGCAGAGAGGGAAGCGCAGGCAGCGCAG caggcGTCTCCACGcccgtcctctcctcccctAAGAAGTCCGTCATTAagg AAGATGTCAAAACAG TATCTCAACCTGAGCCTAAACTTTTCAGTCCACTTCTGGACTCGGGGAAAG acagcagccacagcagcaacagtaaTAAAGGAGAGCGTCTGAGTGCCAAGTTGAGGTCACTTCCTGGTTCCAATGAGCCCTACGAGGCCAGCAGCCCCAAAGAACTAG ACGCGTCCTACGTGGACCCTCTGGGGCCTCAGATGGAGAGACCAAAGACCGGAGCCAAGCAGCGCGTGGAGGACGACGACTTTGCAGATGCGGAGCTGGGAGACGATCTTCTACCGGAGTAG